The nucleotide sequence TGCGCCCGACGTTACGGCTGAAGGGATGGAAGCGGATCCGTCACCGTATCTGTCACGGAGTTGCCTGCGATGTGCTGGCTTCGTGTCAGTGGCGGTCGTTCAGGAAGAACCATGTACCTGCTGGTGGTCGGCCTGTGGCTCTGGTTGGCCGCTGACACGAAAATCGAGGCGATGAACCGTCGATCAGGACGAGGTCACCACATCGACCCGGTCTACTCGCTGGGGAGCCCCCCGGCGGCGAGTGCTCGCGCGTACGCCTCACGATCCATCAGAGGGAGCTCGCCAGTGGCGTCCGTGGTGGCGATGTATGCAAGCATCCGCCGCTGAGCTTCCTTCGATTGATCTCTGACCAGGAACTCGCCATGCTCGAACTGCAAGCCGTCCTCGAGCGACAGGGTGCTGCCGAAGTTGATGGATCGCTTGATGGCTCCGAGGGACTTCTTCGAGCGCAGGCTCAGATACTCCGCGCGCTCGATCGACCGTGCGAGGACCTTCTCCTGTGGCACCACCTCGTCGACCACACCGAGCGAGAGAGCCTCCGCAGGCGTGAACGGCCTGCCCTCGAGAATGGAGAGCAACGCCTGCTGAGTACCGATCAGACGAGGCAGTCGCTGAGAGCCGCCGCCACCCGGTGTCAGTGCGAGCAGGACTTCTGTCAGGCCGATGACATGCTCCCCGTCCGCCATGATGCGCAGATCACAGGCAAGTGCCATTTCCGTGCCGACGGCAAGTGCCGAACCGTTGAGCGCCGCGACGAAGATGGTGCCGCTTGCCTGCATCTTCAGGAAGGTGGCATGGAAGCCGTCGAGCTGCAGAAGTGTCTTGAGCCGGGTCATCCCCGCGAGCGTTCTGACAACCGGCACTCGGTTGATGAGTCGCCCCGTGCGCGTTGCCAGCTGGGCCATGCGCGTGTTGATCGGCGGGAATCCAGTGCCACCTTTTTGTAGCCAGCGCACATCAGAATGACTCAAGAAGCGGTCAGGGTGCGTACCGGTGAAGACGACCGCGCGGATGTCCGGATCGCGGTCTGCACGATCGACCAACTCTTTCAGCTGCTTGGACATCTCGGTATCGAACAACGCATGCGGGCCTCCGTCGAGACGAGCGACAAGCACCCCTGCGTGGCCCTCGACGTCAATATGTCCTGCGGGCTGCGAGTTACTTCGCGACGTGTCCATGCGGTCCTCCGGTGAGTTGGCTGTGGTCGACGGTTTCCGGCGCTCGCGCGGGTCACGCTCCTCCTGAGACGGCGACGCAATCTGTGCGCAGGGGGCGTGCCGGCCCGGCGGTTCTGTCCTTGCTTCCAGTTTCGGTGATCGCGGTCGCCATGTCGTCTCCCGCGGTGCGCGCGCGAGTGCGCTGACCAGGCCCGACTCTACGGACAGCGAGCCGCAAGCGAATCGGTCATCGAATCGGTCATGGAACCGGCAAATCACGTGGAACGCGGGTGCTGGAGTGGCTCGGGGCGTCGTATCCCCTTAAGATTTCAAGGAAATGAACCTATACGGACGGCGCCAGG is from Streptomyces sp. NBC_01314 and encodes:
- a CDS encoding enoyl-CoA hydratase/isomerase family protein yields the protein MSKQLKELVDRADRDPDIRAVVFTGTHPDRFLSHSDVRWLQKGGTGFPPINTRMAQLATRTGRLINRVPVVRTLAGMTRLKTLLQLDGFHATFLKMQASGTIFVAALNGSALAVGTEMALACDLRIMADGEHVIGLTEVLLALTPGGGGSQRLPRLIGTQQALLSILEGRPFTPAEALSLGVVDEVVPQEKVLARSIERAEYLSLRSKKSLGAIKRSINFGSTLSLEDGLQFEHGEFLVRDQSKEAQRRMLAYIATTDATGELPLMDREAYARALAAGGLPSE